From Thalassococcus sp. S3, one genomic window encodes:
- a CDS encoding allophanate hydrolase subunit 1 — protein MTCRYTFGGDEHIFVEVDDAMSLEAFFVSLAITNAVRDANIDGVTEICPANASFQIKFDPDVIHPDKLLGLLKEMERDAEQADATLNTRIIEIPVFYQDPWTHETLMRFRERHQDPDATDIEYAAEINGFEDVQAFIEAHSGAPWFVSMVGFVSGLPFLYQMVDRPRQIEVPKYLRPRTDTPKLTVGYGGCFSCIYSVRGAGGYQMFGITPMPIFDPQQKVSYLKDFMVFFKPGDIVKWKPIDREAYDAAVEDVQAGRFEPRIRDVVFDLEKYNADIDGTNAKLMEALYAG, from the coding sequence ATGACATGCCGATATACATTTGGCGGGGACGAGCACATTTTCGTCGAGGTCGACGACGCCATGTCGCTTGAGGCGTTCTTTGTCTCGCTCGCCATCACCAATGCCGTCCGGGACGCCAATATCGACGGTGTGACCGAGATCTGCCCGGCCAATGCCTCCTTCCAGATCAAGTTCGATCCTGATGTGATCCATCCCGACAAGCTACTGGGATTGCTCAAGGAAATGGAGCGCGACGCAGAGCAGGCGGATGCGACGCTGAACACCCGCATCATCGAGATCCCGGTTTTCTATCAGGATCCCTGGACCCACGAGACGCTGATGCGCTTTCGCGAGCGGCATCAGGATCCCGACGCGACCGACATCGAATACGCGGCAGAGATCAATGGTTTCGAGGACGTTCAGGCCTTTATCGAGGCGCATTCCGGCGCGCCGTGGTTCGTCAGCATGGTCGGTTTCGTCTCGGGCCTGCCCTTCCTTTACCAGATGGTCGACCGCCCCCGTCAGATCGAGGTGCCTAAGTACCTGCGTCCCCGCACGGATACGCCGAAACTGACCGTCGGGTACGGTGGCTGCTTCAGTTGCATCTACTCGGTGCGGGGGGCTGGCGGCTACCAGATGTTCGGCATCACCCCGATGCCGATCTTCGATCCTCAGCAAAAGGTCAGCTACCTCAAGGATTTCATGGTTTTCTTCAAGCCCGGCGATATCGTGAAATGGAAGCCGATCGACCGGGAGGCCTATGACGCGGCAGTCGAGGATGTGCAGGCGGGTCGTTTTGAGCCCCGGATCCGCGATGTCGTCTTCGATCTGGAGAAATACAACGCCGATATCGACGGCACCAACGCCAAACTGATGGAGGCCCTCTATGCCGGTTAA
- a CDS encoding acetyl-CoA carboxylase biotin carboxylase subunit, translated as MGIHKLLIANRGEIAVRVIRAALDLGIATVQVHSDADADMLAVRIADEAVNIGPAQAAKSYLNTEAILKAAKDTGADAIHPGYGFLSENGAFAQAVEDAGMIFVGPSGETIKLMGDKAAARAQAAKAGVPTVPGSDGVITDMEEAAGLAVQIGFPVMIKASAGGGGRGIRIAEDAESFRKLAPQASSEAKAAFGDGGIYIEKVIERARHIEVQILGDGTDAIHCWERECSLQRRRQKVWEEAPSTALDEETRQTICASAADLARSVGYRGAGTVEYLYDDETGKFYFIEMNTRIQVEHPVTEMITGLDLVAEMIRIAGGEPLRHKQGDIGRTGHSIEVRLNAEDPSNGFMPFPGTVSALEVPTGPGVRFDHMLYYGYTVPPFYDSLLGKLIVHGETREAACARLARALAELRIGGLATTAPLFQALLDADDVKQNRVHTKWLEPWLETHGDTIARKMQTEGDTAA; from the coding sequence ATGGGCATCCACAAACTCCTGATCGCCAATCGAGGCGAGATCGCGGTGCGGGTGATCCGCGCGGCGCTGGATCTGGGTATTGCGACGGTGCAGGTGCATTCGGATGCCGATGCCGACATGCTGGCGGTTCGGATCGCGGATGAGGCGGTGAATATCGGCCCGGCTCAGGCCGCCAAATCCTATCTGAATACCGAAGCAATATTGAAAGCCGCCAAGGATACCGGCGCCGATGCAATTCACCCGGGTTACGGATTTCTGTCCGAAAACGGAGCATTCGCGCAAGCGGTCGAGGATGCGGGCATGATCTTCGTGGGGCCAAGCGGCGAGACGATCAAGCTGATGGGCGACAAAGCCGCCGCCCGCGCGCAAGCCGCCAAGGCGGGCGTGCCCACGGTTCCCGGAAGCGACGGTGTGATAACCGATATGGAGGAGGCGGCAGGGCTGGCCGTGCAGATCGGTTTTCCCGTGATGATCAAAGCGTCTGCCGGCGGCGGCGGGCGCGGCATCCGCATTGCCGAAGATGCCGAAAGCTTCCGCAAACTCGCCCCCCAAGCGTCCTCGGAGGCGAAAGCCGCCTTTGGCGACGGTGGCATCTATATCGAAAAGGTCATCGAGCGCGCGCGCCATATCGAAGTGCAGATCCTTGGCGACGGCACGGATGCGATCCATTGCTGGGAACGGGAATGTTCCCTTCAACGACGTCGCCAAAAGGTGTGGGAGGAAGCCCCCTCGACCGCGCTGGATGAAGAGACCCGGCAGACCATCTGCGCCTCCGCCGCCGACCTTGCGCGGTCCGTCGGCTATCGTGGCGCGGGCACTGTCGAATACCTCTACGACGATGAAACCGGCAAATTCTATTTCATCGAGATGAACACCCGCATTCAGGTGGAGCATCCCGTCACCGAGATGATCACCGGCCTCGACCTTGTGGCCGAGATGATCCGCATCGCAGGCGGTGAACCCCTTCGCCATAAACAAGGCGACATTGGCCGCACCGGCCATTCCATCGAGGTCCGCCTGAATGCCGAGGATCCGTCGAACGGCTTCATGCCGTTTCCCGGCACCGTCTCCGCGCTTGAGGTACCGACCGGTCCCGGCGTGCGCTTCGATCACATGCTCTATTACGGATACACCGTGCCGCCCTTTTACGACTCGCTTCTGGGCAAACTCATCGTTCATGGCGAAACCCGCGAGGCCGCATGTGCCCGCCTCGCCCGCGCTCTGGCAGAGCTGCGCATCGGCGGTCTGGCCACCACGGCCCCGCTATTTCAGGCGCTGCTGGACGCCGATGACGTCAAGCAAAACCGCGTCCACACCAAGTGGCTGGAGCCCTGGCTCGAGACACATGGCGACACCATCGCAAGGAAAATGCAGACGGAGGGAGACACAGCCGCATGA
- a CDS encoding acetyl-CoA carboxylase, with the protein MAHEIKSPIPGTFYRKPSPDEPPYKEVGDSVAKGDTIGLVEVMKTFHEVKADGEGTVASYEVEDTDPVTAGQVLVKLD; encoded by the coding sequence ATGGCACATGAGATCAAATCGCCGATCCCCGGAACCTTCTATCGCAAACCGTCCCCGGACGAGCCGCCCTATAAGGAGGTCGGCGACAGCGTGGCCAAGGGCGACACGATCGGCCTTGTGGAGGTGATGAAAACTTTCCACGAGGTCAAGGCCGATGGCGAGGGGACCGTCGCTTCATACGAAGTCGAAGACACTGACCCGGTCACCGCCGGACAGGTTCTGGTGAAGCTGGACTGA
- the pxpA gene encoding 5-oxoprolinase subunit PxpA, which translates to MADLNCDMGESFGLYHMGNDAALMPYIDQANVACGFHASDPNHMRKTVELAVTHDVRIGAHVSLPDLPGFGRREMKIDEEEMLNIVLYQIGALNAFCKQAGTTLAHIKPHGALYGMAARQDHIARAIAAASRLYDLPVMGLAGTLHETIYQAEGAGFIAEFFADLDYDDTGKLIITRAHDAVDPAVAAERVHRAVADGTMETVGGQSLPVRAETICIHSDTPNSEDIAKAASAALAQLKAA; encoded by the coding sequence ATGGCAGACCTGAACTGCGACATGGGCGAAAGCTTCGGCCTTTATCACATGGGCAACGACGCAGCGCTGATGCCCTATATCGACCAGGCCAACGTCGCCTGCGGGTTTCACGCAAGCGATCCGAACCACATGCGCAAGACGGTGGAACTGGCGGTCACGCATGACGTCAGGATCGGCGCGCATGTCTCCCTTCCCGATCTGCCCGGTTTCGGGCGGAGGGAGATGAAGATCGACGAAGAAGAAATGTTGAACATCGTCCTCTACCAGATCGGCGCGCTCAATGCGTTCTGTAAACAGGCAGGCACCACGCTTGCCCATATCAAGCCACACGGCGCGCTTTACGGCATGGCGGCGCGGCAGGACCACATCGCGCGCGCCATCGCAGCGGCTTCAAGGCTCTACGATCTGCCGGTGATGGGTCTCGCGGGCACCTTGCATGAAACCATCTACCAGGCCGAGGGCGCGGGGTTCATCGCAGAATTCTTCGCCGACCTTGATTACGATGACACGGGCAAGCTGATCATCACGCGCGCGCATGACGCAGTGGACCCTGCTGTGGCCGCCGAGCGCGTCCACCGGGCCGTCGCCGATGGCACGATGGAGACGGTGGGGGGCCAGTCCTTGCCGGTCCGGGCAGAGACCATCTGCATTCATTCCGACACACCCAATTCCGAAGACATCGCCAAGGCGGCCAGCGCCGCCCTTGCACAACTCAAAGCCGCCTGA